From the Gramella sp. Hel_I_59 genome, one window contains:
- a CDS encoding TIGR03915 family putative DNA repair protein, whose translation MKSVVLKYDGSFPGFLTCVFNAYEQKLEIAEIIPEGEDQKQLFSETLEVITEDFKVQRVLKSLKKKLSSNGFTRLYYSFLSEIPGIELKMYDMIRYVYSSQEKAELDYSHPSVLDISKAAKQVGREKHRMEAFIRFRLTKDDLYFAVIEPDFNVLPVITKHFKSRYADQRWLIYDLKRKLGIHYDLQKAEYVSMELPEDIGISGGNPDYFAEGEIYFQHLWKEYFDSTNIKSRVNMRLHIQHVPKRYWKYLSEKSPFA comes from the coding sequence ATGAAAAGCGTTGTACTGAAATATGATGGAAGTTTTCCGGGATTTTTAACCTGTGTCTTTAATGCCTATGAGCAGAAACTGGAAATTGCAGAGATCATTCCTGAAGGAGAAGATCAAAAACAATTATTTAGTGAAACACTAGAAGTAATTACTGAAGATTTCAAGGTACAGAGAGTTTTAAAATCATTGAAGAAAAAGTTGTCATCTAACGGTTTTACGAGGTTATACTATTCTTTCCTGAGTGAAATTCCTGGGATCGAACTGAAGATGTATGATATGATACGGTATGTCTATAGTTCTCAGGAGAAAGCAGAACTGGATTACTCGCATCCTTCAGTGCTGGATATATCCAAAGCAGCAAAACAAGTTGGCCGGGAAAAGCATAGAATGGAGGCATTCATAAGATTTAGACTTACTAAAGACGACCTTTATTTCGCAGTGATTGAACCAGATTTTAATGTGTTGCCTGTGATCACGAAGCACTTCAAAAGCAGGTATGCAGACCAGCGATGGTTGATCTATGATCTTAAGCGAAAACTGGGTATACATTATGATCTTCAGAAGGCAGAATATGTTTCGATGGAATTACCTGAAGATATAGGCATCTCAGGCGGAAATCCCGACTATTTTGCTGAAGGAGAAATCTACTTTCAGCATTTATGGAAAGAATATTTTGACTCCACAAACATCAAAAGTCGAGTAAATATGCGGCTTCACATTCAACACGTTCCTAAAAGATATTGGAAATATTTAAGTGAAAAGAGTCCTTTTGCATAA
- a CDS encoding polyprenyl synthetase family protein, whose protein sequence is MKVISQIKLPVEKEMELFEKKFFESMSSKVALLNRITHYIVNRKGKQMRPMFVFLVAKMVSEGNVNERTYRGASVIELIHTATLVHDDVVDDSNRRRGFFSINALWKNKIAVLVGDYLLSKGLLLSIDNNDFDLLKIISVAVREMSEGELLQIEKARRLDITEAVYYDIIRQKTATLIAACCSLGAASVNPESPDVAKMRRFGELIGMAFQIKDDLFDYGTEKIGKPTGIDIKEQKMTLPLIYTLNTVSEKDQKWLINSVKNHNKDRKRVREVIDFVKDNGGLDYAVKRMKEFQKEALLLLQDYPESEYRDSLELMVNYVIERKK, encoded by the coding sequence ATGAAGGTCATCTCTCAAATAAAGCTACCGGTAGAAAAAGAGATGGAACTTTTTGAAAAAAAGTTCTTCGAATCCATGTCTTCCAAAGTAGCCCTTCTAAACAGGATCACTCATTATATCGTAAACCGAAAAGGGAAGCAAATGCGTCCCATGTTCGTATTCCTGGTTGCCAAAATGGTTTCTGAAGGTAATGTGAACGAGAGAACTTATCGTGGCGCATCTGTCATTGAGCTAATACATACTGCCACCCTGGTACACGATGATGTTGTGGATGATTCCAATAGAAGAAGAGGTTTCTTCAGTATTAACGCTTTATGGAAAAATAAGATCGCCGTTCTTGTGGGTGATTATTTGTTAAGTAAAGGTTTACTACTTTCCATTGATAATAATGATTTTGATCTACTGAAGATCATTTCTGTAGCTGTTCGCGAAATGAGCGAAGGGGAACTACTGCAAATTGAAAAAGCCCGAAGACTTGATATAACCGAAGCGGTTTATTATGATATTATACGACAGAAAACTGCAACGTTGATTGCGGCTTGTTGTAGTCTTGGTGCGGCTTCTGTAAATCCTGAAAGTCCTGATGTTGCAAAAATGCGGAGATTTGGAGAACTTATAGGTATGGCCTTCCAGATCAAAGATGACCTTTTCGACTATGGTACTGAAAAGATTGGGAAGCCTACGGGAATCGATATCAAGGAACAAAAAATGACTTTACCCTTAATTTATACCCTAAATACTGTTTCTGAAAAAGATCAGAAGTGGTTGATCAATTCTGTCAAGAATCATAATAAGGATCGTAAAAGGGTAAGAGAAGTTATTGATTTCGTGAAAGACAATGGTGGACTGGACTACGCAGTTAAACGTATGAAAGAGTTTCAGAAAGAAGCACTTCTATTATTACAGGACTACCCAGAATCTGAATACCGGGATAGTTTAGAATTAATGGTAAATTACGTTATAGAAAGAAAAAAATAA
- the rlmN gene encoding 23S rRNA (adenine(2503)-C(2))-methyltransferase RlmN — translation MKDRKKDIRALTKQQLQEFFVSQGDKSFRGTQVYEWLWSKAAHSFEDMTNLSKSTRQMLDENFVINHIRVDRMQRSSDGTIKNAVKLHDSLTVESVLIPTKTRTTACVSSQVGCSLDCQFCATAKLKRMRNLNPDEIYDQVVAIDNESRLYFDRPLSNIVFMGMGEPLMNYNNVMKSIEKITSPEGLGMSPKRITISTSGVPKMIKKLADDEAKIKLAVSLHSARNEVRTQIMPFNETFPLEDLRESLEYWYSKTGSRITYEYIVWKDINDTREDAQALVSFCKYVPCKVNLIEYNPIDDGNFQQAAGEATRMYEQMLERNNITVTVRRSRGKDIDAACGQLANKSA, via the coding sequence GTGAAAGACAGGAAAAAAGATATACGGGCATTAACCAAGCAGCAATTGCAGGAGTTCTTTGTGTCACAGGGAGATAAATCCTTTCGTGGAACTCAGGTTTATGAATGGCTTTGGAGTAAAGCGGCGCATTCTTTTGAGGATATGACAAACCTCTCAAAATCTACCCGGCAAATGCTGGATGAGAACTTTGTGATTAATCATATTCGTGTGGATCGTATGCAGCGAAGTAGTGATGGTACGATAAAAAATGCGGTGAAATTACATGATTCACTTACAGTAGAGTCCGTTTTAATCCCAACAAAAACAAGAACTACGGCTTGTGTTTCTTCACAGGTTGGTTGCAGTCTTGATTGCCAGTTTTGTGCTACTGCGAAGTTAAAACGTATGCGTAACCTTAATCCTGATGAAATTTACGATCAGGTGGTTGCGATCGATAATGAAAGCAGGTTATACTTTGACCGACCTTTATCCAACATCGTATTTATGGGAATGGGTGAGCCTTTGATGAATTACAATAATGTAATGAAGTCCATTGAAAAGATCACTTCTCCGGAAGGTTTGGGTATGTCTCCAAAGAGAATAACAATATCAACTTCTGGCGTTCCTAAAATGATCAAAAAGCTGGCAGATGATGAAGCTAAGATCAAACTGGCGGTATCCCTGCATTCGGCTAGAAACGAAGTGCGGACACAGATTATGCCTTTCAACGAAACTTTTCCGCTGGAAGATCTTAGAGAATCTCTTGAATACTGGTATTCTAAAACCGGAAGCCGGATTACTTACGAATATATTGTCTGGAAAGATATTAACGACACCCGGGAAGATGCGCAGGCGCTGGTAAGTTTCTGTAAATATGTTCCATGTAAGGTGAACCTTATAGAGTACAATCCAATTGATGATGGTAATTTCCAGCAGGCAGCTGGAGAAGCAACGAGAATGTACGAGCAAATGCTGGAAAGAAACAATATTACAGTAACGGTAAGGCGTTCAAGAGGTAAGGATATTGATGCAGCCTGTGGGCAACTGGCGAATAAATCGGCTTAA
- the queA gene encoding tRNA preQ1(34) S-adenosylmethionine ribosyltransferase-isomerase QueA has translation MKLSNFNFELPQELLAEYPSENRDEARLMVLNRKEQTIEHKKFKDLIDYFEPEDVMVLNNTKVFPARLFGNKEKTGARIEVFLLRELNPETKLWDVLVDPARKIRIGNKLYFGEDESLVAEVIDNTTSRGRTLRFLYDGSYSDFRQKLKELGQTPLPKYIKREVEPEDEERYQTIYAKNEGAVAAPTAGLHFSKHLLKRLEIKGVDFAEVTLHVGLGTFSPVEVEDLSKHKMDSEEAFIEKNATDVINQAKRDKRRVCAVGTTVMRVLESAVSSDQTLNEFGGWTNKFIFPPYDFNIANCMITNFHTPKSTLLMMVSAFAGHDFMKKAYEEAVKEKYRFYTYGDAMLII, from the coding sequence ATGAAACTTTCAAATTTCAATTTTGAACTGCCTCAAGAACTTTTGGCTGAATATCCTTCTGAAAACAGGGATGAAGCAAGGCTAATGGTTCTAAACCGTAAGGAGCAGACGATTGAACATAAAAAATTTAAAGATTTAATTGATTATTTCGAGCCGGAAGATGTGATGGTTCTTAATAATACGAAAGTTTTTCCTGCGAGGCTCTTCGGAAATAAAGAGAAAACCGGAGCCAGAATTGAAGTTTTCCTTCTTAGAGAACTCAACCCAGAAACAAAATTGTGGGACGTACTTGTTGATCCTGCAAGAAAGATAAGAATTGGTAATAAATTATACTTCGGTGAAGACGAAAGTCTTGTTGCTGAAGTAATCGATAATACAACTTCAAGAGGTAGAACACTGCGTTTTCTTTACGATGGTTCTTACAGTGATTTCAGACAGAAATTAAAAGAACTAGGCCAAACTCCTCTTCCGAAGTATATCAAAAGAGAAGTAGAGCCTGAAGACGAAGAAAGATACCAGACGATCTACGCCAAAAATGAAGGTGCTGTTGCAGCTCCTACTGCAGGACTTCACTTTTCCAAGCACTTACTAAAACGTTTGGAGATCAAAGGTGTTGATTTTGCTGAAGTTACACTTCACGTTGGACTGGGAACATTTAGCCCGGTGGAAGTTGAAGATCTTTCCAAGCATAAAATGGATAGTGAAGAAGCTTTTATTGAAAAGAACGCTACAGATGTTATCAACCAGGCGAAACGCGATAAGCGCAGAGTTTGTGCGGTTGGAACAACTGTAATGAGGGTTCTTGAGAGTGCTGTATCTTCAGACCAGACTTTAAACGAATTTGGTGGATGGACTAACAAGTTCATCTTTCCTCCATACGATTTCAATATTGCAAACTGTATGATTACTAATTTCCATACGCCAAAATCTACGTTATTGATGATGGTTTCTGCATTTGCCGGTCATGACTTTATGAAAAAGGCTTACGAAGAAGCAGTAAAGGAAAAATACAGATTCTATACTTATGGTGACGCAATGCTGATCATCTAA
- the aroA gene encoding 3-phosphoshikimate 1-carboxyvinyltransferase gives MNLSLHTEEKNLKAALQITGSKSESNRLLILQALYPEISIENLSNSDDSEVLKKALEKGNGIIDIHHAGTAMRFLTAYFAVKEGCEVELTGSKRMKERPVRLLVDALQRMGADITYKNETGYPPLIIKGKKLHASSVKLEANVSSQYISALMLIGATLPKGLEIILEGPVTSTPYILMTLEIIKQAGINGKFVKDRIFIEPQESVKAVTIPVESDWSSASYFYSLAAISETAEIKLNNYRKESRQGDSSLAEIYKHFGVETIYTENSITLKKTKKARARSLREDLRNSPDIAQTIAVTCLATKTECMLTGLHTLKIKETDRLQALKNEIEKFGTEVRITGDSLQLIPNPDLKQGVEIETYNDHRMAMAFAPLALKTDLRILDAEVVSKSYPDFWEDLKELGYTCKE, from the coding sequence ATGAATTTATCCCTACATACCGAAGAAAAGAACCTGAAAGCAGCGCTTCAAATCACAGGTTCTAAAAGTGAATCGAATCGTTTGCTAATTCTGCAGGCATTGTACCCGGAAATTTCGATCGAAAATCTTTCGAATAGTGATGATTCTGAAGTATTGAAGAAAGCCCTTGAAAAAGGGAACGGGATCATAGATATACATCACGCGGGAACGGCAATGCGTTTTCTAACGGCTTATTTTGCGGTGAAGGAAGGCTGTGAAGTTGAGCTTACCGGAAGCAAAAGAATGAAGGAGCGACCAGTCAGATTGCTGGTAGATGCCTTACAACGTATGGGCGCCGACATCACTTATAAAAATGAGACCGGTTATCCGCCTTTGATTATCAAGGGAAAAAAATTACACGCATCTTCAGTTAAGCTGGAAGCAAATGTAAGTAGCCAGTATATTTCAGCATTGATGCTCATAGGTGCAACCTTGCCGAAAGGGCTCGAGATCATTCTGGAAGGTCCCGTAACTTCCACGCCCTATATTCTTATGACGCTGGAAATTATCAAACAGGCCGGGATCAATGGTAAATTTGTAAAAGACAGGATCTTTATTGAACCTCAGGAATCTGTAAAAGCGGTAACTATTCCTGTGGAATCAGACTGGAGTTCTGCTTCCTACTTCTATAGTCTTGCCGCTATTTCTGAAACTGCGGAAATTAAACTTAATAATTACCGAAAGGAAAGCAGGCAGGGAGATTCTTCACTAGCTGAAATTTATAAGCACTTTGGTGTGGAAACCATTTATACTGAAAATAGTATTACGCTGAAGAAGACAAAAAAAGCTCGGGCTCGAAGTCTTCGGGAAGATCTTCGTAATTCTCCGGATATCGCACAAACTATCGCCGTTACCTGTCTCGCGACTAAAACCGAGTGTATGCTCACAGGTTTACATACTCTGAAGATTAAGGAAACTGACAGGCTGCAGGCTCTCAAGAATGAAATTGAGAAATTTGGTACAGAAGTCAGAATTACAGGAGATAGTTTGCAACTAATTCCGAATCCTGACTTGAAGCAGGGCGTTGAAATCGAAACTTATAATGATCATCGTATGGCGATGGCCTTCGCTCCACTTGCATTAAAGACAGATCTGCGCATTCTGGACGCTGAAGTTGTGTCCAAATCCTATCCAGATTTCTGGGAAGATCTTAAAGAACTTGGCTACACCTGTAAAGAATAG
- a CDS encoding nucleotide pyrophosphohydrolase: MDLKNAQTAVDNWIQEHGVRYFNELTNMAQLTEEVGEVARIIARRYGEQSEKESDKNKDLGEELADVVFVVLCLANQTGINLQDAFDKKLDLKTQRDKDRHKNNEKLQ, encoded by the coding sequence ATGGACTTGAAGAACGCGCAGACAGCGGTAGATAACTGGATACAGGAACACGGAGTGCGATATTTCAATGAGCTTACCAATATGGCTCAGTTAACAGAAGAAGTTGGAGAAGTAGCCCGTATCATTGCCCGTCGTTATGGGGAGCAAAGTGAGAAAGAAAGCGATAAGAACAAAGACCTTGGTGAGGAGCTGGCAGATGTGGTATTTGTAGTTCTTTGCCTGGCAAACCAGACTGGAATTAATTTGCAGGATGCATTTGATAAAAAGCTTGACCTCAAGACACAACGTGATAAGGACAGACATAAGAACAACGAAAAACTGCAATAA